One Thiocapsa sp. genomic window carries:
- the rpmD gene encoding 50S ribosomal protein L30: MADKKMMKVKLVRSVHGRLANHKACVRGLGLRRMHHVVEVEDTPCTRGMVNTVSYMVSIVEESRDAAQ; this comes from the coding sequence TGATGAAGGTCAAGCTTGTGCGCAGCGTCCACGGACGCCTCGCCAACCACAAGGCATGCGTGCGGGGTCTCGGGCTGCGTCGCATGCACCATGTGGTCGAGGTCGAGGACACGCCCTGCACGCGCGGCATGGTGAACACCGTGTCTTACATGGTTTCGATCGTGGAGGAGTCTCGCGATGCGGCTCAATGA
- the rplO gene encoding 50S ribosomal protein L15 has product MRLNDLKPDAGSRPAAKRVGRGIGSGLGKTCGRGHKGQKSRKGGYHKVGFEGGQMPLQRRLPKVGFRSRTAATRAEVRLSELARVEGDTIDLLALVQARVVSQSIKSAKIIASGEVGRAFTVRGVGVTKGARAAIEAAGGTIED; this is encoded by the coding sequence ATGCGGCTCAATGATCTCAAGCCCGATGCGGGCAGTCGTCCCGCTGCCAAGCGGGTCGGTCGCGGCATCGGCAGCGGCCTGGGCAAGACCTGCGGTCGCGGCCACAAGGGGCAGAAGTCCCGCAAAGGCGGTTACCATAAGGTCGGCTTCGAAGGCGGTCAGATGCCGTTGCAGCGTCGTTTGCCGAAGGTCGGCTTTCGGTCCCGCACGGCGGCGACACGTGCCGAGGTTCGCCTGAGCGAGCTTGCGCGTGTGGAAGGCGACACGATCGACCTGCTCGCACTGGTTCAGGCCCGTGTTGTGAGCCAGTCGATCAAGAGCGCGAAGATCATTGCTTCGGGTGAGGTCGGACGGGCCTTCACGGTTCGCGGTGTCGGTGTCACCAAGGGTGCCCGTGCCGCGATCGAAGCAGCCGGCGGCACGATCGAAGACTAG